The Branchiostoma floridae strain S238N-H82 chromosome 10, Bfl_VNyyK, whole genome shotgun sequence genome has a segment encoding these proteins:
- the LOC118424481 gene encoding transmembrane protein 98-like — METVVAVAIAILAAIFVASLISLLLVCKQKYCGRADLYKQSLAINRPTVELVSAMETHGEVSDVELTNVAFTPDIDDILENEAWIDDASGLIPHCLAILKTCHQLTEKLVGMTMNNSQIRSQADLGEVVVVAKRISPRVDDVVRSMYPPLDPKLLEARSTALLLSVSHLALVTKNACKMPGSLDWIDNSISDMEEHMSVLRQAAMSTEEQTPSEALEEPQSSQL; from the exons ATGGAAACTGTTGTTGCCGTGGCGATCGCCATCTTGGCAGCCATCTTTGTGGCCTCGTTGATTTCCCTGCTGTTGGTGTGTAAACAGAAGTACTGCGGAAGGGCCGACCTGTACAAGCAGAGTCTGGCTATCAA CCGCCCCACAGTGGAGCTGGTGAGTGCTATGGAGACCCACGGGGAGGTGTCAGATGTGGAGCTCACCAACGTGGCCTTCACCCCGGATATAGACGACATTCTGGAGAATGAGGCCTGGATAGATGATGCATC GGGACTGATCCCCCACTGTCTGGCCATCTTGAAGACGTGTCACCAGCTGACGGAGAAGCTGGTTGGCATGACGATGAACAACTCCCAGATCCGCAGTCAGGCCGACCTTGGAGAGGTCGTGGTGGTGGCGAAGAGAATCAGTCCGAG GGTGGACGATGTGGTCCGTTCCATGTATCCTCCTCTGGATCCCAAGTTGCTGGAAGCTAG GTCTACCGCCCTGCTCTTGTCAGTCAGCCATCTTGCCCTGGTCACAAAGAACGCCTGTAAGATGCCAGGATCATTGGACTGGATCGACAACTCCATTTCTGACATGGAGGAGCACATGTCTGTCCTACGCCAAGCCGCCATGTCCACCGAGGAACAGACGCCATCAGAGGCGCTGGAAGAACCACAATCCTCACAGCTGTGA
- the LOC118424480 gene encoding C1GALT1-specific chaperone 1-like isoform X2, whose protein sequence is MGAPPSVLRWVTVVGGLGAGVLIHLMMTQIQHNGVFENSYMRHRTIHVAKEEVSRVYMKQDAMEDKLSRTRVLCLVISSPKGRSNREHISSTWGRHCEKLLFVHNKKEEDLPTLVLDQKDSEVNKNWMSHKIMFEKVFTEYEEKYDWFFVIEDTSWVIIENLRYFLLTYNSTSPIYFGHITADNYPDRGAGFVVSQKAIQLLHLVFEDDKLCPDDSKLMGAKNPDHHLAKCLNNAGVEIGDSRDIRGRQRFNLETPQELISHNQGPECCSDFAITFHYITPNTMYVLEYMTYHLRPYGYNYPQLSGMGGVGDKKPHVEEKQEKQPEKGKGDKEKEADTKKTKEDQKEEKKPEKVLPDKQKETKPEKEEGEKEKPFKGNDKLSEKERLANEKNEIILDDDYEEEEDNEKEGEREAHDEEDIDIEENENDDEREEQGNGDGAGPRDEDYKEDEEDYDEEDDDNDEEQDDENDKEEGEKDEDYDDEDDEKDEKDYKDEEDDKDGDEEEYDNEEEEKDEKENGNNDEDYYEDDT, encoded by the exons ATGGGTGCCCCGCCAAGTGTGCTGCGTTGGGTGACGGTTGTCGGTGGTTTGGGCGCGGGGGTCCTCATCCACCTCATGATGACCCAGATCCAGCATAACGGAGTCTTCGAAAACTCCTACATGAGACACCGCACCATCCACGTGGCCAAGGAGGAGGTGTCCCGAGTCTACATGAAGCAGGACGCCATGGAGGACAAGTTGTCCCGTACGCGGGTCCTCTGCCTCGTCATCTCATCACCGAAGGGTAGGTCCAATCGCGAACACATCAGCTCCACATGGGGTCGACACTGCGAGAAACTTTTGTTTGTCCACAACAAGAAAGAAGAGGACCTCCCAACGCTTGTGTTAGACCAGAAGGACTCTGAGGTCAACAAGAACTGGATGAGCCACAAGATCATGTTTGAGAAAGTCTTCACAGAGTATGAGGAGAAGTATGATTGGTTCTTTGTCATTGAGGACACTTCGTGGGTTATCATCGAAAACTTGCGCTACTTTCTCCTGACATACAACAGTACCTCTCCTATTTACTTTGGGCACATTACGGCAGACAACTATCCCGACAGAGGCGCTGGGTTTGTCGTCAGTCAAAAGGCAATACAGCTGTTACATCTTGTGTTCGAAGATGACAAGCTGTGTCCGGATGACAGCAAGCTGATGGGGGCGAAGAATCCGGATCACCACCTAGCAAAATGCCTGAATAATGCAGGGGTGGAGATCGGAGACAGCCGAGACATCCGGGGCCGCCAACGATTCAACTTGGAGACGCCACAAGAGCTCATCAGTCACAACCAG GGCCCCGAATGCTGCTCCGACTTTGCCATCACTTTCCACTACATCACCCCAAATACTATGTACGTCCTAGAATACATGACCTATCACCTCCGACCTTACGGGTACAACTACCCACAGTTGTCTGGCATGGGAGGTGTGGGGGACAAAAAGCCCCACGTAGAGGAAAAACAGGAAAAGCAACCAGAAAAGGGAAAGGGGGACAAAGAGAAGGAGGCAGacacaaagaaaactaaagAGGACCAAAAGGAGGAAAAGAAACCAGAAAAAGTCTTACCAGACAAGCAAAAAGAGACCAAgccagaaaaagaagaaggtgAGAAAGAAAAGCCATTTAAGGGCAACGATAAGTTATCGGAGAAAGAAAGACTTGCAAATGAGAAGAACGAAATCATCCTAGATGATGATTACGAAGAGGAAGAAGATAATGAaaaggagggagagagagaagccCATGATGAGGAAGATATAGACATAGAAGagaatgaaaatgatgatgaaaggGAAGAGCAAGGAAATGGGGATGGGGCAGGACCAAGGGATGAAGATTACAAGGAGGATGAAGAAGATTATGATGAGgaagatgatgacaatgatgaagaGCAAGATGATGAGAATGACAAGGAGGAGGGTGAAAAGGACGAGgattatgatgatgaggatgatgaaaaagatgaaaaagacTATAAGGATGAGGAAGATGATAAGGATGGGGATGAGGAGGAGTATGATaatgaggaagaagaaaaagatgagAAAGAGAATGGAAACAATGATGAAGACTACTATGAGGATGACACGTAG
- the LOC118424480 gene encoding glycoprotein-N-acetylgalactosamine 3-beta-galactosyltransferase 1-like isoform X1 → MLSWLKCSKMAAGVTKNSLVTFALGIFFGFGISYVFVNYISTPSHGPGPPDRRAIESNEVEVAKQPYDHPEVNLSDSPRKALEWTDLDDAHHKGQDKEAQELYDNVRVLCWVMTQPDNLDKKAKHVKATWAKRCNKILYMSSNAEPNFPVIGLGTGEGRDKLWAKTKAAYEYIYKNHIDDADWFMKADDDTFVVVENLRYMLKDYDPTEAVYFGRRFKPFVKQGYMSGGAGYVLSKEAVKKFVEGNCKARSIMEDVEMGRCMEQVGVRAEDSRDKLGRERFHPFVPEHHLIPGRVPKGNWYWKYQFYTAHDGPECCSDFAITFHYITPNTMYVLEYMTYHLRPYGYNYPQLSGMGGVGDKKPHVEEKQEKQPEKGKGDKEKEADTKKTKEDQKEEKKPEKVLPDKQKETKPEKEEGEKEKPFKGNDKLSEKERLANEKNEIILDDDYEEEEDNEKEGEREAHDEEDIDIEENENDDEREEQGNGDGAGPRDEDYKEDEEDYDEEDDDNDEEQDDENDKEEGEKDEDYDDEDDEKDEKDYKDEEDDKDGDEEEYDNEEEEKDEKENGNNDEDYYEDDT, encoded by the exons ATGCTATCGTGGTTGAagtgttccaagatggcggccggggTGACGAAAAACTCCCTTGTCACCTTCGCCTTGGGTATTTTCTTCGGTTTCGGGATATCCTACGTCTTTGTGAACTATATTTCGACACCATCGCATGGTCCCGGTCCTCCCGATCGAAGAGCCATCGAGAGCAACGAGGTAGAAGTGGCGAAACAGCCGTACGACCACCCGGAAGTGAACCTTTCTGACTCGCCGCGCAAGGCGCTAGAGTGGACCGACTTGGACGATGCCCACCACAAAG GCCAAGACAAGGAAGCTCAGGAGTTGTACGACAATGTTCGCGTGCTTTGCTGGGTCATGACGCAACCCGACAACCTCGACAAGAAGGCCAAACACGTGAAGGCCACGTGGGCCAAACGCTGCAACAAAATCCTTTACATGAGCTCCAACGCCGAGCCCAACTTTCCCGTCATCGGCCTCGGAACGGGGGAGGGCCGCGACAAACTCTGGGCGAAAACGAAAGCCGCGTACGAGTACATATACAAGAACCACATAGACGATGCAGACTGGTTCATGAAGGCTGACGACGACACGTTCGTCGTGGTAGAAAACTTGAGATACATGCTGAAAGACTACGACCCCACCGAGGCGGTCTACTTCGGTCGGCGCTTCAAACCGTTTGTCAAACAGGGCTACATGAGCGGCGGCGCCGGCTACGTCCTCAGCAAGGAAGCGGTGAAGAAATTCGTGGAGGGGAACTGTAAAGCGCGGTCCATCATGGAGGACGTGGAGATGGGGAGATGTATGGAGCAGGTCGGGGTACGAGCGGAGGACTCGCGAGATAAACTAGGTCGCGAGAGATTCCACCCCTTCGTGCCAGAGCACCACCTCATTCCAGGGAGAGTACCAAAAGGGAACTGGTACTGGAAGTATCAGTTTTACACAGCCCATGAC GGCCCCGAATGCTGCTCCGACTTTGCCATCACTTTCCACTACATCACCCCAAATACTATGTACGTCCTAGAATACATGACCTATCACCTCCGACCTTACGGGTACAACTACCCACAGTTGTCTGGCATGGGAGGTGTGGGGGACAAAAAGCCCCACGTAGAGGAAAAACAGGAAAAGCAACCAGAAAAGGGAAAGGGGGACAAAGAGAAGGAGGCAGacacaaagaaaactaaagAGGACCAAAAGGAGGAAAAGAAACCAGAAAAAGTCTTACCAGACAAGCAAAAAGAGACCAAgccagaaaaagaagaaggtgAGAAAGAAAAGCCATTTAAGGGCAACGATAAGTTATCGGAGAAAGAAAGACTTGCAAATGAGAAGAACGAAATCATCCTAGATGATGATTACGAAGAGGAAGAAGATAATGAaaaggagggagagagagaagccCATGATGAGGAAGATATAGACATAGAAGagaatgaaaatgatgatgaaaggGAAGAGCAAGGAAATGGGGATGGGGCAGGACCAAGGGATGAAGATTACAAGGAGGATGAAGAAGATTATGATGAGgaagatgatgacaatgatgaagaGCAAGATGATGAGAATGACAAGGAGGAGGGTGAAAAGGACGAGgattatgatgatgaggatgatgaaaaagatgaaaaagacTATAAGGATGAGGAAGATGATAAGGATGGGGATGAGGAGGAGTATGATaatgaggaagaagaaaaagatgagAAAGAGAATGGAAACAATGATGAAGACTACTATGAGGATGACACGTAG
- the LOC118424482 gene encoding citrate synthase, mitochondrial-like — MSMFRTVTARLYAPTKPLIPRFSNGLRKYATQSQTDLKEILAAMIPVKQEEIKSFRSQHGASKIGDIQVDQLYGGMRGMKSMICETSVLDPEEGIRFRGLSIPECQKVLPTAQGGEEPLPEGLFWLLVTGEVPTQAQAEWLSRQWADRADLPSHVVTMLDNFPGNLHPMSQFSAAISALNSESMFAKKYAEGVHKSKYWEFAYEDSMDLIAKLPTVAAKIYRNLYRDGSSIGAIDPEKDWSANFTSMLGYEEPMFTELMRLYLTIHSDHEGGNVSAHTCHLVGSALSDPYLSFAAAMNGLAGPLHGLANQEVLVWLTKLQEDLGGEVSDEQLRDFIWNTLKGGQVVPGYGHAVLRKTDPRYTCQREFALKHLPDDPMFKLVSQLYKIVPGVLLEQGKAKNPWPNVDAHSGVLLQYYGCKEMQYYTVLFGVSRALGCLASYIWSRALGLPLERPKSMSTEGLKKLVGAQ, encoded by the exons ATGTCCATGTTTAGAACAGTTACGGCGCGGCTTTATGCCCCAACAAAG cCACTGATTCCAAGGTTCAGTAATGGCCTCAGGAAATATGCAACACAGTCACAAACG GATCTCAAGGAGATCCTTGCGGCAATGATCCCGGTGAAACAGGAAGAAATCAAGAGCTTTAGGAGTCAGCATGGTGCCAGCAAGATCGGGGACATCCAGGTCGACCAG CTGTATGGTGGCATGAGAGGTATGAAGTCCATGATCTGCGAGACATCTGTCCTGGACCCTGAGGAG GGTATCCGGTTCCGTGGCCTGAGTATCCCAGAGTGCCAGAAGGTCCTGCCCACGGCTCAGGGTGGGGAGGAGCCGCTTCCCGAGGGTCTGTTCTGGCTACTGGTGACAGGAGAGGTCCCTACGCAGGCACAG GCGGAGTGGTTATCGCGACAGTGGGCGGACAGAGCGGACCTCCCGTCCCACGTGGTCACCATGCTGGACAACTTCCCCGGCAACCTCCACCCCATGTCACAGTTCAGCGCCGCCATCTCAGCGCTCAACAGCGAGAGCATGTTTGCCAAGAAGTATGCAGAAGGCGTGCACAAGTCCAAGTACTGGGAG TTTGCCTATGAGGACAGTATGGACCTTATCGCAAAACTGCCGACTGTAGCAGCCAAAATCTACCGTAATCTTTACCGCGACGGTTCAAGCATCGGCGCCATTGACCCAGAGAAGGACTGGTCGGCAAACTTCACGTCGATGTTGGGATATGAGGAGCCCATGTTCACAGAACTGATGAGGTTGTACCTTACCATCCACAG CGACCACGAGGGAGGTAACGTCAGCGCCCATACCTGCCACTTGGTAGGAAGTGCGCTGTCCGACCCGTACTTGTCTTTTGCTGCTGCCATGAACGGGCTAGCGGGACCCCTTCACGGGCTCGCAAACCAG GAAGTGTTGGTATGGCTGACCAAGCTACAGGAGGACCTGGGAGGGGAGGTATCTGATGAACAGCTGAGGGATTTCATCTGGAACACACTTAAGGGTGGACAG GTTGTTCCTGGTTACGGCCATGCGGTGCTGCGTAAGACGGACCCCCGCTACACGTGCCAGCGGGAGTTCGCCCTGAAGCACCTGCCTGATGATCCCATGTTCAAACTGGTGTCTCAGCTGTACAAG ATTGTGCCTGGAGTGCTGCTGGAACAGGGGAAGGCTAAGAACCCCTGGCCCAACGTGGACGCTCACAGTGGTGTGCTGCTGCAG TACTATGGCTGCAAAGAGATGCAATACTACACCGTGCTGTTCGGAGTGTCTCGCGCCCTCGGCTGCCTCGCCTCTTACATCTGGAGCCGCGCCCTGGGCCTTCCGCTGGAGCGACCCAAGTCCATGTCCACCGAGGGGCTGAAAAAGCTGGTCGGAGCACAATAA